GGTTACCAGCCAGGTTGGATGACTGGGGCTGTCCTCAACTTTTTCACGGAGACGCCGGACAGTGACATCAACGGTTCTCACGTCACCAAAATAATCATAGCCCCAAACGGTCTGCAGTAAATGCTCCCGGGTCATGACTTGGCCAATGTGTTGGGCCAAATAATGCAACAATTCAAATTCACGGTGGGTCAATTCAATATTTTCACCCCGTTTGGAAACTGAGTAAGCTTCCGGATGAATCACCAAATCACCGATCTTGATATCTTTATTTTCGTCTTCTTCGTTATTGGAACTGCTATTGGTCCCCTGACGGCGTAGGTTAGCCTTCACACGGGCGACTAATTCTCGGTTCGAGAATGGCTTGGTCACATAATCATCAGCCCCAAGCTCCAAGCCAAGAACCTTATCCAACTCGGAATCTTTGGCAGTCACCATAATGATTGGGGTGTCCTTAGTCTTACGGACTTCCCTGGCAACTTCCAGGCCATCAACTTTGGGTAACATCAGATCCAAGATAATTAAATCCGGATCAACGTCTTTGACTTGCTGCAATGCTTCTTCACCATCATAAGCTACTGAGACTTCGTAGCCTTCTTTAGTTAAATTAAATTTTTCAATGTCGACGATTGGTTTTTCGTCATCGACAACCAGTATCTTTTTTGCCATTAACAATTTCTCCTAACATGGATTTTAATATTGTTATTTTCTAAAATTTGCACACGCCAACATGTTGCTATTATAACACAGACCGATATTGGTCAAATAAATCCCCTTTTCCGTGTTGCAAATATTTTGAGCATATGCTATTATATTTAAGTCGGTTAGTAATGGGCAGTTAGCTCAGTTGGTAGAGCAACGGACTCTTAATCCGTGGGTCCAGGGTTCGAGCCCCTGACTGCCCATCAATTACATACCATTAAATAACGATCACGCAGCTACTCATAGCCGTGGTTGTTATTTTTTTGCCTAAAAATAGCTGTCCACTGCATCCCTTCATAGGATGATGGACAGCTATTTGACGTTATGATATGTTAGTCCATTCGTCAAAAAGACGGTCATATACTTAATTTCATCTTCAATGTTCACCGGAATGCCGAGAATTCGTTTGCCAAAATAGCCAA
Above is a genomic segment from Lentilactobacillus buchneri containing:
- the yycF gene encoding response regulator YycF; its protein translation is MAKKILVVDDEKPIVDIEKFNLTKEGYEVSVAYDGEEALQQVKDVDPDLIILDLMLPKVDGLEVAREVRKTKDTPIIMVTAKDSELDKVLGLELGADDYVTKPFSNRELVARVKANLRRQGTNSSSNNEEDENKDIKIGDLVIHPEAYSVSKRGENIELTHREFELLHYLAQHIGQVMTREHLLQTVWGYDYFGDVRTVDVTVRRLREKVEDSPSHPTWLVTRRGVGYYLRNPESDQA